One Kineosporia corallincola DNA window includes the following coding sequences:
- a CDS encoding GTP-binding protein, translating into MPSLTLGVVAHVDAGKTSLTERLLFETGASSTLGSVDAGTTRTDSMDLERRRGITIRAAVTGFALGDLTVTVVDTPGHPDFIAEVERSIGVLDAAILVVSAVEGVQSQTVQIWRALARAGIPALIFVNKTDRAGADTAAVVAQIHEHLTEAAVPVTRVEHEGTAHAAVHPLDPTGDEVVEALAVRDDRILRRWAENRPVPARLVDQVLWRDAVAVPVLAGSALTGAGLDPLLAAIARLPRAGADAGGPVAATTFAIDRDAGGQRRTWVRVWKGNVVRRCRLSLAGREPQLVTGLWVSTAEGLRPTHEIRAGQVGAVVGLSRSRIGDDVGSGSPRPAQHFPPATVRALVEPVEAAQRTRAFQALQELADEDPLIALELSEADQEAAVSLYGEVQQEVIAAVLEERFGVRVRFSGQSVLCIERVIGTGNATETIGVAGNPYLAGLGLRVEPLPENSGILFSPGIERGRLPTAFIAATEEGVRQSLRAGRSGWAVTDCRITMTASAYCPRQSRMHEKFNKSVSTVAGDFRHLAPSVVHQALARAGTGVCHPVDRFELEVPEAALPAVLTTLGRLGARVGDARPTGRSVVLHGSMPSGRVPGLSRALPGLSSGHGILTTEFSCYARSHDDPAPVRPRRGPDPADRLTWFRAHPR; encoded by the coding sequence ATGCCCTCACTCACCCTCGGCGTCGTCGCACATGTTGATGCCGGCAAGACCAGCCTGACCGAACGGCTGCTGTTCGAGACCGGCGCGTCCAGCACCCTGGGCAGCGTCGACGCCGGCACCACCCGCACCGACTCGATGGACCTGGAACGCCGGCGCGGCATCACGATCCGCGCGGCCGTCACCGGTTTCGCGCTCGGCGACCTCACCGTCACCGTCGTCGACACCCCCGGACACCCGGACTTCATCGCCGAGGTGGAGCGCAGCATCGGCGTGCTCGACGCCGCGATCCTGGTGGTGTCGGCGGTCGAGGGCGTGCAGTCGCAGACCGTGCAGATCTGGCGCGCCCTGGCCCGCGCGGGCATCCCGGCGCTGATCTTCGTGAACAAGACCGACCGCGCCGGGGCCGACACCGCGGCCGTCGTCGCCCAGATCCACGAGCACCTCACCGAGGCGGCCGTGCCGGTCACCCGGGTCGAGCACGAGGGAACCGCGCACGCCGCCGTGCACCCGCTCGACCCCACCGGCGACGAGGTGGTCGAGGCGCTCGCCGTCCGCGACGACCGCATCCTGCGGAGATGGGCCGAGAACCGGCCTGTTCCGGCCCGATTGGTGGATCAGGTGCTGTGGCGCGACGCCGTCGCCGTGCCGGTGCTGGCCGGGTCCGCCCTGACCGGCGCCGGACTGGACCCGCTGCTGGCGGCGATCGCCCGGCTCCCCCGGGCCGGTGCCGACGCCGGTGGCCCGGTCGCCGCGACCACTTTCGCCATCGACCGCGACGCCGGCGGCCAGCGGCGCACCTGGGTGCGGGTGTGGAAGGGGAACGTCGTCCGTCGTTGTCGCCTGAGCCTGGCCGGGCGGGAACCGCAACTGGTCACCGGGCTCTGGGTGAGCACCGCCGAGGGCCTGCGGCCCACGCACGAGATCCGGGCGGGGCAGGTGGGTGCCGTGGTGGGGCTCTCGCGGTCCAGAATCGGGGACGACGTGGGCTCCGGATCCCCGCGCCCGGCACAGCATTTCCCACCCGCGACGGTGCGTGCCCTGGTCGAGCCGGTAGAGGCGGCGCAGCGCACGCGAGCCTTCCAGGCGTTGCAGGAGCTCGCCGATGAAGACCCGCTGATCGCCCTGGAGCTGAGCGAGGCCGACCAGGAGGCTGCGGTCAGCCTGTACGGCGAGGTGCAGCAGGAGGTCATCGCGGCCGTGCTGGAGGAACGGTTCGGCGTGCGGGTGCGGTTCTCCGGGCAGTCGGTGCTGTGCATCGAGCGGGTGATCGGCACCGGTAACGCCACCGAGACGATCGGGGTGGCGGGCAATCCGTATCTGGCTGGGCTCGGGCTGCGCGTGGAACCGCTGCCGGAGAACAGCGGCATCCTCTTCTCACCCGGCATCGAACGTGGCCGTCTGCCCACGGCGTTCATCGCGGCCACCGAGGAGGGGGTGCGACAGTCGTTGCGGGCCGGGCGTTCCGGCTGGGCGGTGACCGACTGCCGGATCACCATGACCGCGTCCGCCTACTGCCCGCGCCAGAGCCGGATGCACGAGAAGTTCAACAAGTCGGTGTCCACGGTGGCCGGGGACTTCCGGCACCTGGCCCCCAGCGTCGTGCACCAGGCCCTGGCCCGGGCGGGCACCGGCGTGTGCCACCCGGTCGACCGGTTCGAGCTGGAGGTGCCGGAGGCGGCCCTGCCCGCCGTCCTGACCACGCTCGGCCGGCTCGGCGCACGGGTGGGCGACGCCCGGCCGACCGGGCGCAGCGTGGTGCTGCACGGCTCGATGCCGTCGGGGCGGGTGCCGGGACTGAGCCGTGCCCTGCCCGGCCTGAGCTCCGGGCACGGCATCCTGACCACCGAGTTCTCCTGCTATGCAAGGAGTCACGACGATCCTGCCCCGGTCCGCCCGCGCCGTGGCCCCGACCCGGCCGACCGCCTCACCTGGTTCCGGGCCCATCCGCGCTGA
- a CDS encoding sulfurtransferase, with the protein MSRPVPLVDVHWLGSRRDSVALFQVDDDSAAYYEAHIPGALPLATYDELYEEVRRGPLTQANFERLMTRKGISPDDHVVLYSAGDGSYAAFAYWLMHLYGHRRLSLLDGGMAGWLRAGRDVEAEVPEIYVKQDYSSPGRDPWAMLQRDELLERYVERPLPTLLVDCRTPAEYEGSGHHQLDIPLERHRVTGHIAGSVNVPSGTMLEGGRFRPVDELRDVFGRAGLTPESDVAVYCRVAERSSLLWFVLSELLGHPRVRHYVGGWAEYGSLVDVPVARS; encoded by the coding sequence ATGAGTAGGCCCGTGCCGCTGGTGGACGTGCACTGGCTGGGGTCCCGCCGCGACAGCGTGGCGCTGTTCCAGGTCGACGACGACTCCGCCGCCTACTACGAGGCGCACATCCCCGGCGCCCTCCCGCTCGCCACCTACGACGAGCTGTACGAGGAGGTGCGCCGGGGTCCGCTGACCCAGGCCAACTTCGAGCGCCTGATGACGCGTAAGGGGATCAGCCCCGACGACCACGTGGTGCTCTACTCCGCGGGTGACGGCAGCTACGCGGCCTTCGCCTACTGGCTCATGCACCTCTACGGCCACCGTCGCCTGAGCCTGCTCGACGGCGGGATGGCCGGCTGGTTACGGGCCGGCCGCGACGTGGAGGCCGAGGTGCCCGAAATCTATGTGAAACAAGACTATTCCAGCCCGGGCCGCGACCCGTGGGCCATGCTCCAGCGCGACGAGCTGCTGGAACGCTATGTGGAGCGTCCTCTTCCGACGCTGCTCGTGGACTGCCGAACGCCGGCCGAGTACGAGGGCAGCGGGCACCACCAGCTCGACATCCCGCTGGAACGGCACCGGGTGACCGGCCACATCGCCGGCTCGGTCAACGTGCCCTCCGGCACCATGCTGGAGGGCGGACGGTTCCGGCCGGTCGACGAACTGCGGGACGTCTTCGGGCGGGCCGGTCTCACCCCGGAGTCCGACGTGGCCGTGTACTGCCGTGTGGCGGAACGCAGTTCGCTGTTGTGGTTCGTGCTCTCGGAACTGCTCGGGCATCCACGGGTTCGACACTACGTGGGTGGATGGGCGGAGTACGGCAGTTTGGTCGACGTTCCGGTGGCGCGATCCTGA
- a CDS encoding TcmI family type II polyketide cyclase — protein MSHDKRFRQVIVARIRPGTEDAVAGIFRASDETDLPHAIGVRERSLYSLDDLYVHVIEFDKNADEAMSIGVRLPGFSDISEQLKPYIRPYLSTWRSPADASARQFYSWRPDR, from the coding sequence ATGTCCCATGACAAACGGTTCCGCCAGGTGATCGTGGCCCGGATCCGCCCCGGCACCGAAGACGCCGTGGCCGGCATCTTCCGCGCCTCCGACGAGACCGACCTGCCGCACGCCATCGGGGTTCGGGAGCGCTCGCTCTACAGCCTCGACGACCTCTACGTGCACGTCATCGAGTTCGACAAGAACGCCGACGAGGCGATGAGCATCGGGGTGCGGCTGCCCGGGTTCAGCGACATCAGCGAACAGCTCAAACCCTATATCCGTCCCTATCTTTCCACCTGGCGCTCACCCGCCGACGCCTCCGCCCGGCAGTTCTACTCCTGGCGGCCGGACCGGTGA